One genomic segment of Arthrobacter sp. zg-Y1110 includes these proteins:
- a CDS encoding SDR family oxidoreductase codes for MRVKLIDFTETTLTRPAAPEEVTSVVLFLASDESSFSTGAEFVVDGGITAGKIYNV; via the coding sequence ATGCGGGTCAAGCTGATCGACTTCACCGAAACCACCCTCACCCGGCCGGCCGCTCCGGAAGAGGTCACCAGTGTGGTCCTCTTCCTGGCCAGCGACGAGTCCAGCTTCTCCACGGGTGCCGAGTTTGTGGTCGACGGCGGGATCACCGCCGGGAAGATCTACAACGTCTAA
- a CDS encoding serine hydrolase, producing the protein MPGIAAPLWDSLTGTVQSGWCPGLVAGVRINGQTEIFATGSLGLDQSEPMAEDTPFRISSLSKLFGGALAMSLVADGALGLNDEAGRWLPRLANLRVLATPDAPLTLTVPARGPVTVRHLLTFTAGLGVDFDPTPYVAATQDFLWGPNPPDMTPEEYLTRLGSLPLAYQPGERWMYHASADVLSVLLAAATVTPLDQLVQERISEPFGLTGTGFPTGTEHFPVVYAVNDDGGLFEAVSYRDALAGPPKFASLAGGMVSTVPDFVRFLAGLADDTVLPAELRHEMTADQLTSPQQVGVAEVAGPDESWGFMTAVQTGRGAPWSEPGMWGWAGGSGTSAAVFPNGDIGVVFTQRFLSSPQEHFDFFWEPFGELRESIRNTAT; encoded by the coding sequence ATGCCAGGCATCGCCGCACCCCTCTGGGATTCTCTGACCGGGACCGTCCAATCGGGCTGGTGTCCGGGACTGGTGGCAGGGGTCCGGATCAACGGGCAGACCGAAATCTTCGCCACCGGCTCGCTGGGACTCGACCAGTCCGAGCCGATGGCCGAGGACACTCCGTTCCGCATCTCCTCGCTGAGCAAACTGTTCGGCGGCGCCCTGGCCATGAGCCTGGTGGCCGACGGCGCGCTGGGATTGAATGACGAGGCCGGACGGTGGCTGCCGCGGCTCGCAAACCTGCGGGTGCTGGCCACTCCGGATGCCCCTTTGACGCTGACGGTCCCGGCCCGCGGACCCGTCACGGTGCGCCACCTGCTGACCTTCACCGCCGGCCTGGGCGTCGACTTCGATCCGACCCCGTATGTGGCGGCCACCCAGGATTTCCTCTGGGGACCCAACCCGCCGGACATGACCCCCGAGGAGTACCTGACCCGGCTCGGCAGCCTGCCGCTGGCCTACCAGCCGGGGGAGCGCTGGATGTACCACGCCAGCGCGGACGTGCTCTCGGTCCTGCTCGCGGCAGCCACTGTCACGCCCCTGGACCAGCTGGTGCAGGAGCGGATCAGCGAACCGTTCGGGCTGACCGGCACCGGCTTCCCGACGGGCACCGAACATTTCCCGGTGGTGTACGCGGTTAACGACGACGGCGGGTTGTTCGAGGCGGTGTCCTACCGGGATGCGCTGGCGGGACCGCCGAAGTTCGCGTCCCTGGCCGGCGGGATGGTTTCCACCGTGCCGGACTTCGTGCGCTTCCTCGCCGGGCTCGCGGATGACACGGTGCTGCCGGCCGAGCTGCGGCACGAAATGACGGCGGACCAGTTGACCTCCCCGCAGCAGGTCGGCGTGGCCGAAGTGGCCGGCCCGGACGAATCCTGGGGATTCATGACCGCCGTACAGACCGGGCGTGGGGCGCCTTGGTCCGAGCCGGGCATGTGGGGCTGGGCCGGCGGATCCGGGACCAGCGCCGCCGTTTTTCCCAACGGGGATATCGGCGTCGTGTTCACCCAGCGGTTCCTGAGCAGCCCGCAGGAGCATTTCGATTTCTTCTGGGAACCGTTCGGGGAGCTGCGGGAGAGTATTCGGAACACCGCTACCTAG
- a CDS encoding rhodanese-like domain-containing protein, with protein sequence MLLERIYDEDLAQASYFIGCQRQGEAVVVDARRDINTYLELAAANGMRIVAVTETHIHADYLSGTRELAAATGAEMYVSGEGGTDWQYRFEAARLHDGDTVPLGNITLQALHTPGHTPEHLSFLVTDGAFSSEPGYLLSGDFVFSGDLGRPDLLDEAAGGVDTRFEGARQIFRSLQEKFLTLPDHVQVYPGHGSGSACGKALGALPSTTVGYERLYAWWGKYLAANDEQGFVDELLDGQPDAHAYFGRMKRENRQGPAVMGERAPLQELSADDVARGLAQDTLTFVDTRSNGEVHKGTVTGSVNIPAGTKTASFGAWAVDPETDHRPLVLLAADQGSAQEMWDHLVRVGIDRVAGFATTMDGLPQTLPRLIQPEELEGFDAALVLDVRNRTEHTAGHIPGSKQLSAGRVLWNLDQLPDEGTIVTYCQSGVRNSVAASALRRAGYDVVELDGSYAGWSGMQARINS encoded by the coding sequence ATGCTGCTCGAACGCATCTATGACGAGGACCTGGCCCAGGCAAGCTACTTCATCGGCTGCCAGCGCCAGGGCGAAGCCGTGGTGGTGGACGCCCGCCGCGACATCAACACCTACCTGGAGCTCGCCGCCGCCAACGGCATGCGCATTGTCGCGGTCACCGAGACACACATCCATGCCGATTACCTCTCCGGCACCCGCGAGCTCGCGGCCGCCACCGGCGCCGAAATGTACGTTTCCGGCGAGGGCGGCACGGACTGGCAGTACCGCTTCGAGGCGGCCCGCCTACACGACGGCGACACGGTTCCCCTCGGCAACATCACCCTCCAGGCCCTGCACACCCCGGGCCACACGCCGGAACATCTTTCCTTCCTGGTCACCGACGGCGCCTTCAGCAGCGAACCCGGCTACCTGCTCTCCGGCGACTTCGTTTTTTCCGGAGACCTGGGCCGCCCCGACCTGCTGGATGAAGCCGCCGGCGGCGTGGACACCCGCTTCGAAGGCGCCCGGCAGATTTTCCGCAGTCTGCAGGAAAAGTTCCTGACCCTGCCCGACCACGTGCAGGTCTACCCCGGCCACGGCTCGGGCAGCGCCTGCGGCAAGGCGCTCGGCGCACTCCCCTCCACCACCGTGGGCTACGAACGCCTCTACGCGTGGTGGGGCAAATACCTTGCCGCCAATGACGAGCAGGGCTTCGTGGATGAACTGCTCGACGGGCAGCCTGATGCGCACGCCTACTTCGGCAGGATGAAGCGCGAAAACCGGCAGGGTCCGGCCGTGATGGGCGAACGCGCCCCGCTGCAGGAACTGTCCGCGGACGACGTCGCCCGCGGCCTGGCGCAGGACACCCTCACCTTCGTGGACACCCGCTCGAACGGAGAGGTCCACAAGGGAACCGTGACCGGATCGGTGAATATCCCCGCCGGCACCAAAACCGCCAGCTTCGGAGCCTGGGCCGTGGACCCCGAAACCGACCACCGCCCGCTGGTGCTGCTCGCCGCCGATCAGGGCTCTGCACAGGAGATGTGGGACCACCTGGTCCGGGTCGGCATTGACCGGGTGGCCGGCTTCGCCACCACCATGGACGGCCTGCCGCAGACTCTGCCGCGCCTGATCCAGCCGGAGGAGCTGGAAGGCTTTGACGCAGCCCTGGTCCTTGATGTCCGCAACCGCACCGAGCACACCGCCGGACACATCCCCGGTTCGAAGCAGCTCAGCGCCGGCCGGGTGCTCTGGAACCTGGACCAGCTGCCGGACGAGGGCACCATCGTGACCTACTGCCAGAGCGGCGTGCGCAACTCCGTGGCCGCCAGCGCCCTGCGCCGGGCCGGGTACGACGTCGTCGAACTGGACGGCAGCTACGCCGGCTGGTCCGGCATGCAGGCCCGTATCAACAGCTGA
- a CDS encoding GntR family transcriptional regulator — MKNMPQIPMTPLEGNPPSLTERAIDAIRTAIREGTLVPGELYSVYSLAESLGVSRSPVRDALLRLAETRMVRFERNRGFRIIMPGPKELVEIFAVRLALEVPAARMAARSDESARDALRAAFDDLQSAADADNESLFMLRDQQLHGLILTMAGNVLVRRTVETLRDAIRLVGASTAEKSRTLHSIQAEHAPIVEAIIRGDGTSAASAMDYHLRETGLLLTREASRQEGEGRDAEALWKAMTA, encoded by the coding sequence ATGAAAAACATGCCGCAAATTCCCATGACGCCGCTCGAGGGAAATCCCCCTTCCCTCACGGAACGTGCAATCGATGCCATACGAACGGCGATAAGGGAGGGAACACTGGTTCCCGGCGAGCTGTATTCGGTTTACAGCCTGGCTGAAAGCCTCGGGGTTTCCCGAAGTCCCGTGCGGGATGCCCTGCTACGACTGGCCGAGACCAGGATGGTCAGGTTTGAGCGCAACCGCGGTTTTCGTATTATCATGCCCGGCCCGAAGGAACTGGTTGAGATCTTCGCCGTCCGCCTGGCGCTCGAGGTACCCGCCGCACGCATGGCGGCACGCTCCGATGAGAGTGCCCGGGATGCGCTTCGTGCCGCGTTTGATGACCTGCAATCAGCCGCCGACGCCGACAACGAATCACTGTTTATGCTCCGCGACCAGCAATTGCACGGACTGATCCTGACGATGGCCGGCAACGTGCTGGTACGGCGAACAGTGGAAACGCTCCGCGATGCCATTCGCTTGGTTGGTGCCTCCACAGCAGAAAAATCCCGGACGCTACACAGCATCCAAGCGGAGCATGCGCCGATAGTGGAAGCCATCATCCGCGGGGACGGAACCAGCGCTGCATCGGCTATGGATTATCACCTGCGCGAAACTGGTCTGCTGCTGACGCGCGAGGCGAGTCGCCAGGAAGGCGAAGGGCGGGATGCGGAAGCTCTTTGGAAGGCCATGACCGCTTAA
- a CDS encoding IclR family transcriptional regulator, with the protein MTDRAPAGTQAVGRALSVLKLLGSASGELSGNEIGTTLGLSSGTANRIIRALVAEDFIARNPRTDCYFLGRGAVLLGEAAQRSFGIDKMLPLLEQLNAETGESVNLSVRDGNESVVMMRVQSTLPLRFEQRPGARFPLYTTASGKAILAHTPERDAYIRDLPPRLEKLTPHTLETPQDLERALTSVRRRGYSTDEQENVDGVRCVGAPILDRSGNAQAAIVVQVPAVRMSKQRTSELGKRAAQIAAEAARFLPVDRAISR; encoded by the coding sequence ATGACTGATCGAGCGCCCGCCGGAACGCAGGCGGTGGGCCGAGCGCTCAGCGTATTGAAACTCCTCGGTTCTGCCTCTGGAGAGCTCAGCGGCAACGAAATCGGCACCACGCTAGGCCTGTCCTCGGGAACTGCTAATCGGATCATCCGGGCTTTGGTTGCAGAGGATTTTATTGCCCGCAACCCGCGAACTGACTGTTATTTCCTCGGTAGGGGTGCTGTTCTCCTCGGCGAAGCTGCGCAGCGGAGTTTTGGGATCGACAAGATGCTGCCACTGCTTGAGCAGCTGAACGCTGAGACCGGGGAATCAGTAAACCTATCGGTTCGCGACGGGAATGAATCAGTGGTGATGATGCGGGTTCAGTCCACACTGCCGTTGAGGTTCGAGCAGCGCCCCGGTGCTCGATTCCCGTTGTATACGACTGCATCTGGGAAGGCGATACTTGCTCACACACCCGAGCGGGACGCCTATATCAGGGATCTGCCACCCCGGCTGGAGAAGCTGACTCCCCATACTCTTGAAACACCGCAGGACCTGGAACGGGCTCTTACCTCGGTCAGGCGACGCGGTTACAGCACAGACGAGCAGGAAAACGTTGACGGCGTACGCTGCGTCGGCGCTCCGATACTTGACAGGTCTGGAAACGCTCAGGCGGCGATTGTTGTTCAGGTCCCTGCGGTCCGAATGTCGAAGCAACGCACGAGCGAGCTCGGTAAGCGCGCTGCCCAGATTGCAGCAGAAGCTGCCCGGTTCCTCCCCGTCGATCGGGCGATATCCCGCTGA
- a CDS encoding MerR family transcriptional regulator produces the protein MLSIGAFAQIGQVTHRMLRHWDTAGLLVPAHVNEFSGYRSYDPSQLERLHRIVALRQLGFGLEEVASILDAGVDADRIARMLRIRRAEVESEQRTAAARLLDVERRLHLIEKENAMSQIEIVQKSLPAVRLAARTAVVSEQHEVAAVVGPLFDAVAEALAPTGASLDRPIAQYETSENGMHIMAGYAVSSAGPDGVELVDLPSVPTAICGVHLGAMDRIGESWQAVHTETIARGFVLSGPCREVYIRAASDDQADWVTELQQPVRPVRGTPPV, from the coding sequence ATGTTATCCATCGGAGCCTTCGCGCAGATCGGCCAGGTGACCCACCGCATGCTGCGGCACTGGGACACCGCCGGGCTGCTCGTCCCGGCCCACGTGAACGAGTTCAGCGGCTACCGCTCCTACGATCCCTCCCAGCTGGAACGGCTGCACCGGATCGTCGCCCTTCGCCAGCTCGGCTTCGGCCTGGAGGAAGTTGCCTCCATTCTCGATGCCGGCGTCGACGCCGACCGGATCGCCCGGATGCTCCGCATCCGGCGGGCCGAGGTGGAGAGCGAACAGCGGACGGCGGCCGCGAGGCTCCTCGACGTGGAACGGCGGCTCCATCTCATTGAAAAGGAAAATGCCATGTCCCAGATCGAAATCGTGCAGAAGTCCCTGCCTGCGGTCCGTTTGGCCGCCCGCACCGCCGTCGTTTCCGAACAGCACGAGGTGGCCGCCGTCGTCGGGCCGTTGTTCGATGCCGTGGCGGAGGCCCTGGCACCCACGGGTGCATCCCTGGATAGGCCGATCGCCCAGTACGAGACGAGCGAAAACGGCATGCACATCATGGCCGGGTATGCCGTCTCCTCTGCGGGTCCCGACGGCGTGGAGCTGGTGGATCTGCCGTCCGTCCCGACCGCCATCTGCGGTGTCCACCTCGGCGCCATGGACCGCATAGGGGAAAGCTGGCAGGCCGTGCATACAGAGACCATTGCCCGCGGCTTTGTGCTCTCGGGTCCGTGCCGCGAGGTGTATATCCGTGCGGCCTCCGATGACCAGGCGGACTGGGTCACGGAGCTGCAGCAGCCCGTCCGGCCGGTCCGCGGAACACCGCCGGTTTAG
- a CDS encoding hydroxyacid-oxoacid transhydrogenase — MNTEDSTETVFTWAAPPLKFGNGALDEIGLEVAALGATSCLIITDPGVRDTGIPERVRELVLACRIKCEVFDGVAVEPTDASINAAVTYARQQDWDCYIAIGGGSAIDTAKAVNLLTTHPGELLDFVTPPIGGGKAPWLPLKPLIAVPTTAGTGSESTTICVIDFLGLHLKAGISHAKLRPTMAIVDPLTTLTLPSQVTASSGMDVLSHALESYTCVPFDSKPKPADPMKRPAFCGSNPISDIWCEQALRLAGKYLPLAVANGDDREARYQMALASASAGTGFGNAGTHLPHANAYPVAGAVKNYRAEGYPEMPMVPHGQAVSSTAAAVFRWTYEGDPARHLRAAELLSGQTFTATDGADALPHVLSELMRKIGMPEGLRSFGYTEADLDELVDGTMKQSRQLAVVPRLVTRDALYGIFQESL, encoded by the coding sequence ATGAACACTGAAGATTCAACTGAAACAGTTTTTACATGGGCCGCGCCTCCTCTGAAATTCGGGAATGGCGCGCTGGATGAGATCGGCCTTGAGGTGGCGGCTTTGGGCGCGACATCGTGCCTCATAATCACTGACCCAGGGGTGAGGGACACCGGAATTCCCGAACGCGTCCGGGAATTGGTATTAGCGTGCCGGATTAAGTGTGAAGTGTTCGATGGGGTAGCGGTTGAGCCCACGGACGCCAGCATTAACGCGGCCGTGACCTACGCACGTCAACAGGATTGGGACTGCTATATAGCGATTGGCGGCGGGTCCGCCATCGACACCGCAAAGGCGGTTAACCTCCTCACCACGCACCCGGGCGAATTGTTGGATTTTGTAACTCCCCCGATCGGAGGTGGCAAGGCGCCGTGGCTACCGCTGAAACCGCTCATTGCCGTTCCGACTACAGCCGGAACGGGTTCGGAGTCCACGACAATCTGTGTAATCGACTTTCTGGGGCTCCACCTAAAAGCCGGCATCAGTCATGCGAAACTTCGACCCACAATGGCCATAGTCGACCCGCTGACAACTCTTACACTGCCCAGCCAGGTAACGGCATCAAGCGGTATGGATGTGCTGTCCCATGCCTTGGAGAGCTATACCTGTGTGCCTTTCGATTCAAAGCCCAAACCGGCGGACCCGATGAAACGGCCAGCATTCTGCGGTTCGAACCCGATCAGTGACATCTGGTGTGAACAGGCCCTGCGGCTCGCAGGCAAGTACCTCCCCCTTGCCGTAGCCAACGGTGACGACCGTGAGGCCCGATACCAGATGGCGCTGGCCTCAGCGTCCGCGGGTACAGGTTTCGGTAATGCGGGCACCCATCTGCCCCATGCGAATGCCTATCCCGTGGCGGGCGCCGTGAAGAACTACCGGGCAGAAGGGTACCCCGAGATGCCGATGGTGCCTCACGGGCAGGCAGTGTCGTCAACGGCGGCAGCCGTGTTCCGCTGGACTTATGAAGGTGACCCGGCCAGGCATCTTCGAGCTGCAGAGCTGCTTTCGGGGCAGACCTTTACAGCCACGGATGGAGCTGATGCCCTTCCCCACGTCCTTTCAGAACTGATGCGGAAAATAGGGATGCCTGAGGGCCTTCGAAGTTTTGGCTATACGGAGGCCGACCTTGACGAGCTCGTGGACGGGACCATGAAACAATCCCGTCAACTGGCTGTGGTCCCGCGCCTGGTCACCAGAGACGCCCTTTACGGCATCTTTCAGGAGTCCCTGTGA
- a CDS encoding GAF and ANTAR domain-containing protein: MTALTRGTSVAAQLQQLILDNPGMELFLEAFAGQAAELFSDPDQLLCSITLKRDKRAQTVASSSTEANQLDELQYGYGDGPCLYAAESGELTLVADTRTGSRWIEYFEAIHGLGCYSVLAVPLLIGDDGGAALNLYGKSTGIFTDDFVHAVEDYAAEAAVTLQVAVQIANHKEVSDDLRKAMESRTAIDIAVGIVAGQNRCSQGEAFGILRRASSHQNIKLRELAERLVESVTAAKVATHFA; the protein is encoded by the coding sequence ATGACAGCCCTTACTCGCGGAACCTCAGTTGCGGCGCAGCTGCAGCAACTCATTCTGGACAACCCGGGCATGGAGCTTTTTCTTGAAGCCTTCGCCGGACAAGCTGCTGAACTTTTCAGCGACCCGGACCAGCTGCTCTGCAGCATCACCCTGAAACGGGACAAACGCGCCCAGACGGTGGCCAGCAGCAGCACCGAGGCCAATCAGCTCGACGAACTCCAGTACGGGTACGGCGACGGGCCGTGCCTCTACGCGGCGGAGAGCGGAGAGCTGACGCTGGTGGCCGACACCCGCACCGGTTCACGCTGGATCGAGTATTTCGAGGCTATCCATGGCCTGGGCTGCTATTCCGTGCTCGCCGTACCCCTGCTCATTGGTGACGACGGCGGCGCGGCCCTCAACCTCTACGGCAAGAGCACCGGCATTTTCACCGATGATTTCGTGCATGCCGTTGAGGACTATGCAGCGGAAGCTGCCGTGACCCTGCAGGTTGCCGTTCAGATTGCGAACCACAAGGAGGTCAGCGACGATCTGCGTAAGGCCATGGAGTCCCGCACCGCCATCGACATTGCCGTCGGTATCGTTGCCGGACAGAACCGCTGCAGCCAGGGGGAAGCCTTTGGCATCCTCCGGCGGGCGTCCAGCCACCAGAACATCAAGCTCCGCGAGCTGGCTGAACGGCTGGTCGAATCGGTGACCGCCGCCAAGGTAGCAACCCACTTCGCGTAG
- a CDS encoding MFS transporter: MSAGSESQNGAVVISKKDLRTVIVSCIVGTTVEWYDFFLYGVAAGLVFNKLYFPSEDPLVGTLLAFASFAVGFVARPVGGLIFGHIGDRVGRKKTLVATMMIMGVATFLIGVIPPYAMIGAAAPILLIVFRLAQGVAVGGEWGGAVLMAVEYAPKGKRGLYGSLPQIGLALGLMMGTGVLAFLAAVMSDASFLAWGWRIAFLLSAVLVIVGLFIRLKVMETPAFQKLQEAEARATIPALELVKSKKSRRNMVLGMGARWAEGVAFNTWAVFVITYGTGTLKLSQGTLLLSVMTAAAVMVGMIPLMGRLSDRVDRRHMYAAGVVVLGLASWPAFLLLGTGNVLIVGGTIVLVLGIIYPVIYAPEASLFAELFPTRVRYSGISVVYQMSGIVASGLTPLILVYLLGQADGGVHWIVGYIGAVTLISVVSTLAIRRRDMHTEADDAAEVIAMEKTPLTDTKTV, encoded by the coding sequence GTGAGCGCGGGGTCGGAGTCCCAGAATGGTGCAGTAGTCATTTCAAAAAAAGATCTCCGCACCGTGATCGTCTCCTGCATCGTCGGAACCACTGTTGAGTGGTACGACTTCTTCCTCTACGGCGTTGCCGCAGGACTTGTATTCAACAAGCTCTACTTCCCTAGTGAGGACCCGCTGGTCGGCACTCTGTTGGCCTTCGCTTCTTTTGCTGTTGGCTTCGTTGCCCGCCCGGTGGGAGGGCTTATCTTCGGCCACATCGGAGACAGGGTGGGGCGTAAGAAGACCCTCGTTGCCACGATGATGATCATGGGCGTCGCGACGTTCCTGATCGGCGTCATACCGCCCTATGCGATGATCGGCGCTGCTGCACCGATCCTGTTGATCGTGTTCAGGCTCGCCCAGGGAGTAGCTGTGGGCGGGGAATGGGGTGGGGCCGTGCTTATGGCTGTTGAGTATGCGCCTAAGGGTAAGCGGGGTTTGTACGGTAGTCTGCCCCAAATTGGACTGGCTCTGGGGCTAATGATGGGCACCGGGGTCCTGGCGTTCTTGGCCGCAGTGATGAGTGATGCATCGTTCCTGGCCTGGGGATGGAGAATAGCTTTCTTGCTCAGTGCCGTACTGGTGATTGTGGGGCTGTTTATCCGGCTGAAGGTGATGGAAACTCCCGCATTCCAGAAACTCCAGGAGGCCGAAGCTCGCGCAACTATTCCTGCACTTGAGCTGGTCAAGAGTAAAAAGTCAAGGCGGAACATGGTGCTTGGCATGGGAGCCCGCTGGGCTGAAGGTGTTGCCTTCAATACCTGGGCGGTCTTCGTCATTACCTATGGAACGGGAACGCTGAAGCTAAGTCAGGGAACACTGTTGCTGTCCGTGATGACAGCCGCCGCGGTTATGGTCGGCATGATTCCGCTCATGGGCCGGCTCTCGGACCGGGTGGATCGGCGGCACATGTATGCGGCGGGAGTGGTGGTTCTGGGGCTAGCGTCCTGGCCAGCATTCCTACTGCTTGGCACTGGCAACGTTTTGATCGTTGGAGGAACAATTGTTCTAGTCTTGGGCATCATATATCCGGTAATTTACGCGCCTGAGGCCTCACTATTTGCAGAACTATTCCCAACGCGGGTACGGTACAGCGGCATTTCCGTGGTCTACCAGATGTCGGGGATCGTCGCCTCGGGCCTAACACCGCTCATACTGGTCTATCTGCTGGGGCAAGCCGATGGCGGCGTTCATTGGATCGTGGGCTATATCGGTGCCGTCACCCTAATTAGTGTCGTGTCGACCCTGGCCATTCGTCGCCGCGACATGCATACGGAAGCGGACGACGCAGCGGAGGTGATCGCTATGGAAAAGACGCCGTTGACGGATACTAAAACCGTATGA
- a CDS encoding metal-sensitive transcriptional regulator translates to MQLDNNELAPVINRLKRAQGQLTAVTRMLEEGRDCKDIVTQLAAVSKALDKAGFAIIAAGLEQCLLNDDGSMDKKDLEKLFLSLA, encoded by the coding sequence ATGCAGCTGGATAACAACGAACTCGCACCCGTCATCAACCGGCTGAAGCGGGCTCAGGGACAGCTGACCGCGGTTACCCGCATGCTCGAGGAGGGGCGGGACTGCAAAGACATCGTCACGCAGCTGGCAGCTGTGTCGAAGGCGCTGGACAAGGCGGGATTCGCAATCATCGCGGCCGGCCTGGAGCAGTGCCTGCTCAACGATGACGGCTCGATGGACAAGAAGGACCTGGAAAAGCTCTTCCTCTCCCTGGCCTAG
- a CDS encoding GNAT family N-acetyltransferase: protein METTTGIPPWPSAEPQYANVRLRAFRDTDVGMAMELAQDKYVPTVGSLPARATHGQALEWLEQQRQRHAAGTGFSFAVADAETDQCVGQIGLWGWELQHGRAQAGYGIMPTARGHRFAANALRALLEFAWTIPELHRVEAYIEPWNTASIRSAELAGFAQEGLLRSYMEISGQRRDLLIYGAVRGHEG from the coding sequence ATGGAAACCACCACCGGCATTCCCCCATGGCCTTCGGCCGAGCCGCAGTATGCCAACGTGAGGCTGCGCGCGTTCCGGGACACCGACGTCGGGATGGCCATGGAGCTGGCCCAGGACAAGTACGTCCCCACGGTGGGGAGCCTTCCGGCGCGGGCAACCCACGGGCAGGCCTTGGAGTGGCTGGAACAGCAGCGGCAGCGGCACGCCGCGGGAACAGGCTTTTCCTTTGCCGTCGCGGATGCCGAAACCGATCAGTGCGTGGGGCAGATCGGACTCTGGGGGTGGGAGCTGCAGCACGGCCGTGCCCAGGCCGGCTACGGCATCATGCCAACCGCCCGGGGGCACCGGTTTGCTGCCAACGCCCTGCGGGCACTGCTGGAATTCGCCTGGACTATTCCGGAGCTGCACCGCGTGGAGGCGTACATCGAGCCGTGGAACACCGCCTCGATCCGTTCGGCCGAACTCGCGGGTTTTGCGCAGGAAGGACTACTGCGCAGCTACATGGAGATTTCCGGGCAGCGGCGGGACCTGCTGATCTATGGAGCGGTCAGGGGACACGAGGGGTAG
- a CDS encoding rhodanese-like domain-containing protein — MASSASPVTELDAATLQNWMGRYEDLVVLDVRSAAEFESMHIRGSYNVPLPLLSEHTDELAKRLGDRVVLVCQSGVRAEQARGRLAGAAVTNARVLTGGVPAFAAAGGDVVRGAQRWSLERQVRMAAGSLVIAGLAGGRFVSPKVRLLAGGIGAGLTFSAATNTCAMGQALSKMPWNKAASEPTAQSAISQLPAAR, encoded by the coding sequence ATGGCCTCCTCCGCTTCCCCCGTAACCGAGCTCGACGCCGCCACCCTGCAGAACTGGATGGGCCGGTACGAAGACCTCGTGGTCCTCGACGTCCGTTCCGCCGCCGAGTTTGAAAGCATGCACATCCGGGGCTCCTACAACGTGCCGCTGCCGCTGCTGTCCGAGCACACCGATGAACTGGCCAAACGCCTGGGCGACCGCGTGGTGCTGGTCTGCCAGTCCGGCGTCCGCGCCGAACAGGCCCGCGGGCGCCTCGCCGGTGCGGCCGTCACCAACGCCCGGGTCCTCACCGGCGGTGTGCCCGCGTTCGCGGCGGCCGGCGGCGACGTCGTCCGCGGCGCACAGCGCTGGTCGCTGGAACGCCAGGTCCGCATGGCCGCAGGCTCCCTGGTGATCGCCGGCCTCGCCGGCGGCCGGTTCGTGTCCCCCAAGGTGCGGCTGCTGGCCGGGGGAATCGGCGCCGGGCTGACGTTCTCCGCTGCGACCAACACCTGCGCCATGGGCCAGGCCCTGTCGAAGATGCCCTGGAACAAGGCGGCGTCCGAACCCACGGCGCAGTCGGCCATCAGCCAGCTGCCCGCCGCCCGCTAA